A part of Brassica rapa cultivar Chiifu-401-42 chromosome A05, CAAS_Brap_v3.01, whole genome shotgun sequence genomic DNA contains:
- the LOC103867448 gene encoding uncharacterized protein LOC103867448 has product MVLYNNDSCKLVSTLMLLVGLCVFAAASDGKTSPVEDGLVVNGDFETPPSNGFPDDAMVQDSTEIPSWRSDGTVELIKSGQKQGGMILIVPEGRHAVRLGNDAEISQELAVEKGFIYSVTFSAARTCAQLESLNVSVASDEPIASQTIDLQTLYSVQGWDPYAWAFEAVEDRVRLVFRNPGMEDDPTCGPIIDDIALKKLFTPDKPKGNAVVNGDFEEGPWMFRNTTLGVLLPTNLDEETSSLPGWTVESNRAVRFIDSDHFSVPEGKRAVELLSGKEGIISQMVETKANVPYKMSFSLGHAGDKCKEPLAVMAFAGDQAQNFHYMAQANSSFEVSELNFTAKADRTRIAFYSVYYNTRMDDMSSLCGPVIDDVKVWFSGSSRIGFGLPVLVLVLALVFI; this is encoded by the exons ATGGTGCTTTACAACAATGATAGTTGCAAATTGGTTTCCACTCTAATGCTTCTGGTTGGTCTCTGCGTCTTCGCTGCAGCCTCCGACGGCAAAACTTCGCCGGTCGAAGACG GCTTGGTGGTTAACGGCGACTTCGAGACTCCACCATCAAACGGCTTCCCTGATGACGCCATGGTCCAAGACTCCACCGAGATCCCTAGCTGGCGATCTGACGGCACCGTGGAGCTAATAAAGTCCGGTCAAAAACAAGGCGGGATGATCCTGATCGTTCCCGAGGGACGCCACGCCGTGAGGTTAGGAAACGATGCAGAGATCAGCCAAGAACTCGCGGTGGAGAAAGGTTTTATCTACTCCGTCACGTTCAGCGCCGCACGCACGTGTGCGCAGCTCGAGTCGCTGAACGTGTCGGTGGCTTCAGATGAGCCCATCGCGTCGCAGACCATTGACCTGCAAACGCTTTACAGCGTTCAAGGGTGGGACCCTTATGCTTGGGCGTTTGAAGCGGTTGAGGATCGTGTCCGGTTGGTGTTTAGGAATCCTGGTATGGAGGATGATCCTACTTGTGGCCCAATCATCGACGACATCGCCCTCAAGAAACTCTTCACTCCTGATAAACCCAAAG GCAATGCTGTGGTTAATGGAGATTTCGAAGAAGGTCCATGGATGTTCAGAAACACGACCCTAGGTGTTCTCCTTCCGACAAACCTGGACGAAGAAACCTCCTCTCTTCCCGGCTGGACCGTCGAATCGAACCGTGCAGTCCGGTTCATCGACTCAGACCACTTCTCGGTCCCTGAGGGAAAGCGAGCGGTGGAGCTTCTATCGGGGAAAGAAGGCATAATCTCTCAAATGGTTGAGACAAAGGCCAACGTTCCGTACAAGATGTCTTTCTCGTTGGGCCACGCAGGCGACAAGTGCAAGGAGCCTCTGGCCGTAATGGCGTTTGCCGGCGATCAAGCGCAGAACTTTCACTACATGGCGCAAGCGAACTCTAGTTTCGAAGTCTCCGAGTTGAATTTCACGGCGAAGGCGGACCGTACGAGGATTGCTTTCTACAGCGTCTATTACAATACTAGGATGGACGATATGAGCTCCTTGTGTGGGCCTGTGATTGATGACGTCAAGGTTTGGTTCTCCGGGTCTAGTAGAATTGGTTTTGGGCTTCCGGTTTTGGTTCTGGTTCTCGCATTGGTTTTTATCTAG